A section of the Pseudomonas fluorescens genome encodes:
- a CDS encoding PA1571 family protein, which yields MSLQTSSTDRIEVIRQPQQLPCSYIDAQGREVQITEEMIQGACAELEQKLVKPAQQG from the coding sequence ATGTCCTTGCAAACCAGCAGCACTGACAGAATTGAAGTAATCCGCCAGCCACAGCAGTTGCCTTGCTCGTACATCGATGCCCAAGGCCGCGAAGTGCAGATTACCGAAGAGATGATCCAGGGCGCCTGCGCCGAACTGGAGCAGAAACTGGTCAAGCCTGCCCAGCAAGGCTGA
- a CDS encoding ABC transporter transmembrane domain-containing protein yields the protein MLSARQRRAIRLAVRFIAPYRWQAAGALLALIVTAGITLSMGQGIRLLVDQGFMTQSPHLLNQSIGLFMILVLGLAVGTFARFYLVSWIGERVVADIRRQVFNHLIYLHPGFYENNRSSEIQSRLTADTTLLQSVIGSSLSLFLRNALMVIGGIVLLFITNPKLTSIVVVALPLVLAPILIFGRRVRNLSRQSQDRIADVGSYVSETLGQIKTVQAYNHQVQDEQRFAVTVEEAFTTARKRIVQRAWLITLVIVLVLGAVGVMLWVGGMDVIAGRISGGELAAFVFYSLIVGSAFGTLSEVIGELQRAAGAAERIAELLRSSNEIHAPATGAVKLPQRVSGRLELQDLYFSYPSRPDRFAIEGLSLSINAGETLALVGPSGAGKSTLFDLLLRFYDPQQGRVLLEGEPLTGLDPLDLRRCFALVSQSPALFFGSVEDNIRYGNPEASFAQVEEAARIAHAHDFILQMPSGYQTHLGDGGMGLSGGQRQRLAIARALLVDAPILLLDEATSALDAQSEHLIQQALPQLMKGRTTLVIAHRLATVKNADRIAVMDQGTLVAVGTHQQLIASNPLYARLAALQFNEEPL from the coding sequence ATGCTCTCAGCCCGTCAACGCCGCGCGATTCGCCTGGCCGTGCGCTTTATCGCTCCGTATCGCTGGCAGGCCGCTGGCGCCTTGCTTGCACTGATCGTCACTGCCGGGATTACCTTGTCCATGGGCCAGGGTATTCGTCTGTTGGTGGACCAGGGCTTCATGACTCAATCGCCGCACCTGCTCAACCAGTCCATCGGCCTGTTCATGATCCTCGTGCTGGGCCTGGCGGTGGGTACGTTTGCGCGCTTCTACCTGGTGTCGTGGATCGGCGAGCGGGTGGTGGCGGACATTCGCCGGCAAGTGTTCAACCATTTGATCTACCTGCATCCGGGGTTCTACGAGAACAACCGCAGTTCGGAGATCCAGTCACGCCTGACCGCCGACACTACCCTGCTGCAATCGGTGATCGGTTCATCCCTGTCGCTGTTCCTGCGCAACGCGTTGATGGTGATCGGTGGCATTGTCTTGTTGTTTATCACCAACCCCAAGCTCACCAGCATTGTGGTGGTGGCGTTGCCGCTGGTGCTGGCGCCGATTCTGATTTTCGGCCGCCGTGTACGCAACCTTTCGCGCCAGAGCCAGGACCGGATTGCCGACGTCGGTAGCTACGTGTCCGAAACCCTGGGCCAGATCAAGACCGTGCAGGCCTACAACCATCAGGTGCAGGATGAACAGCGCTTTGCGGTGACGGTGGAGGAGGCGTTCACCACTGCACGCAAGCGCATCGTCCAGCGCGCCTGGCTGATTACCCTGGTGATTGTGTTGGTGTTGGGTGCCGTCGGCGTGATGTTGTGGGTCGGCGGTATGGATGTGATCGCCGGGCGCATCTCCGGCGGCGAGTTGGCGGCCTTTGTGTTCTACAGCCTGATCGTCGGCAGCGCCTTTGGCACGTTGAGCGAAGTGATCGGCGAGCTGCAGCGCGCAGCCGGGGCGGCGGAGCGGATTGCCGAACTGTTGCGGTCGAGCAATGAGATCCACGCACCCGCGACAGGCGCGGTCAAATTGCCGCAGCGGGTCAGTGGCCGCCTGGAACTGCAGGACCTGTACTTTTCCTACCCCTCGCGTCCCGATCGTTTTGCGATCGAAGGCCTGAGCCTGAGCATCAACGCTGGCGAAACCCTGGCCCTGGTCGGGCCGTCCGGGGCGGGCAAGTCCACCTTGTTCGACTTGCTGCTGCGCTTCTACGACCCGCAACAGGGGCGGGTGCTGTTGGAAGGCGAGCCGTTGACCGGTCTGGACCCGCTGGACCTGCGCCGCTGTTTTGCCTTGGTGTCCCAGAGCCCGGCGCTGTTTTTTGGCAGCGTCGAAGACAACATCCGCTACGGCAACCCAGAGGCCAGCTTTGCCCAGGTCGAGGAAGCGGCGCGCATTGCTCACGCCCACGATTTCATCCTGCAAATGCCCAGCGGTTACCAGACCCATCTGGGGGATGGCGGCATGGGGCTTTCCGGCGGCCAGCGTCAGCGCCTGGCGATTGCCCGGGCCCTGTTGGTGGACGCCCCGATCCTATTGCTGGATGAGGCCACCAGCGCCCTGGACGCGCAGAGTGAGCATTTGATCCAGCAGGCGTTGCCGCAACTGATGAAGGGGCGTACCACGCTGGTGATCGCCCACCGCCTGGCCACGGTAAAAAACGCCGACCGGATTGCGGTGATGGATCAAGGGACATTGGTGGCTGTGGGCACGCATCAGCAACTGATCGCCAGCAACCCACTCTACGCGCGGCTCGCGGCCCTGCAATTTAACGAAGAACCCTTGTAG
- the pdxB gene encoding 4-phosphoerythronate dehydrogenase PdxB has translation MLIVADENIPLLDAFFAGFGEIRRVPGRAIDRAAIEQADVLLVRSVTNVNRALLEGTPVRFVGTCTIGTDHLDLDYFQKAGIQWSSAPGCNARGVVDYVLGSLLTLAEIEGADLTQRTYGIVGAGEVGGRLVKVLKGLGWKVLVCDPPRQIAEDGDYVSLEQVIEQCDVISLHTPLKKSGDGSTWHLLDRQRLEQLKPGAWLINASRGPVVDNTALREVLLAREDLQAVLDVWEGEPEVDVELAELCVLATPHIAGYSLDGKQRGTAQIYQALCTHLAWPADIQLSDLLPEPWLAEVSLNASTDPAWALATLCRSVYDPRRDDADFRRSLVGTVQEQRKAFDLLRKHYPDRREIDGLKVRINGESAALQAIVTALGANLS, from the coding sequence ATGCTGATTGTTGCCGACGAAAATATCCCGCTGCTCGATGCGTTCTTTGCAGGTTTTGGCGAGATCCGCCGAGTGCCGGGCCGCGCTATCGACCGCGCCGCGATTGAACAGGCCGATGTGCTGCTGGTGCGCTCGGTGACCAACGTCAACCGTGCGCTGCTGGAAGGCACGCCGGTACGGTTTGTCGGCACCTGCACCATTGGTACCGATCACCTGGACCTCGACTACTTTCAAAAGGCCGGCATCCAATGGTCCAGCGCGCCGGGCTGCAACGCCCGGGGTGTGGTGGACTATGTGCTGGGCAGCCTGCTGACCCTGGCTGAAATCGAGGGTGCGGACCTGACCCAGCGGACCTACGGCATTGTCGGTGCCGGTGAAGTGGGGGGGCGCCTGGTCAAGGTGCTCAAGGGCCTGGGTTGGAAGGTGCTGGTCTGCGACCCGCCACGCCAGATCGCCGAAGACGGCGACTACGTCAGCCTGGAACAGGTCATCGAGCAGTGCGATGTGATCAGCCTGCACACCCCGCTAAAAAAATCCGGCGATGGTTCAACCTGGCACTTGCTGGATCGCCAGCGCCTGGAGCAACTCAAGCCCGGTGCCTGGCTGATCAACGCCAGCCGCGGCCCGGTGGTGGATAACACGGCGCTGCGTGAAGTGTTGCTGGCGCGCGAAGACCTGCAGGCGGTGCTGGACGTGTGGGAAGGCGAGCCCGAGGTGGATGTCGAGTTGGCCGAGTTATGCGTGCTGGCGACCCCGCATATCGCCGGCTACAGCCTGGACGGCAAGCAGCGCGGCACGGCGCAGATCTACCAGGCGCTGTGCACGCACCTGGCTTGGCCGGCGGACATTCAGTTGAGTGACTTGCTGCCCGAGCCTTGGCTGGCCGAGGTCAGCCTCAATGCCAGCACCGATCCGGCCTGGGCCCTGGCGACGCTGTGCCGCAGTGTCTACGACCCCCGCCGTGATGATGCGGATTTTCGCCGCAGCCTTGTGGGCACCGTGCAAGAACAGCGCAAGGCGTTCGACCTGCTGCGCAAGCACTATCCGGATCGCCGCGAGATTGACGGCTTGAAAGTGCGGATCAATGGGGAGTCTGCGGCGTTACAAGCTATCGTCACTGCCTTGGGCGCAAACCTTTCCTGA